One window of the Verrucomicrobiota bacterium genome contains the following:
- a CDS encoding RNA polymerase sigma factor, which yields MSNDDDNLPDADLAAQAASGDEHAFGRLFDRYYHRLRAFAFRILLDDGAADDVTQDSFIKAARGIRGLQESTTFQAWLYRICANTARDALRAKRAHEAKLELAARHLETAQDGRNGDAVSERAFDLMQSLPPEQREAVALVFLEDCTHAEAAHRLGCAESTVSWRIHLAKRRLRKLVKA from the coding sequence ATGTCGAACGATGACGATAACCTCCCGGACGCCGATTTGGCTGCGCAAGCTGCATCGGGCGACGAGCATGCCTTCGGTCGTCTCTTTGACCGCTACTACCACCGGCTCAGGGCATTCGCCTTCAGGATCTTGCTCGATGACGGCGCCGCCGATGATGTCACTCAGGACAGTTTCATCAAAGCAGCAAGGGGGATCAGAGGGTTGCAGGAAAGTACGACTTTCCAGGCATGGCTGTACCGGATCTGTGCAAACACGGCCCGAGATGCACTCCGAGCCAAACGTGCCCATGAGGCAAAACTCGAACTTGCAGCCCGGCATCTGGAGACCGCTCAAGATGGGAGGAACGGGGATGCTGTCAGCGAGCGCGCATTTGATCTTATGCAGTCACTTCCTCCAGAGCAGCGGGAGGCCGTCGCCTTGGTCTTCCTCGAGGACTGCACTCATGCCGAGGCGGCGCATCGGCTGGGATGCGCTGAATCCACAGTTTCCTGGCGTATCCATCTCGCTAAGCGCAGGCTCCGCAAATTAGTGAAA
- the tsaD gene encoding tRNA (adenosine(37)-N6)-threonylcarbamoyltransferase complex transferase subunit TsaD — protein MKSFDPQSPILAIESSCDETAVAVLRAPGIILSSLIASQAEEHARFGGVVPEVASRNHLLAVDPLVRRALDEAGVQATELGAIVATSGPGLAPALLVGACYAKGFALSLGIPYLALNHLEGHLLSPFLGAGEIPDHLALLVSGGHTQLTRVKSAGDYTVLGRTLDDAAGEAFDKTAKLLGLPYPGGIEIDRLAELGNPDRHEFPKALMEKGNLDFSFSGLKTSVRYFLEKHPSLTKEPGDLADLCASIRKAIVGVLLEKTTRAMELTGLHEVAVSGGVAANSALRRGLQDLCSSRGWRLHLPAPELATDNAAMIAFAALHHLLAGEQSSVNVEISPQWQVGRAL, from the coding sequence CAGCCTTATCGCTTCGCAAGCCGAGGAGCATGCGCGCTTCGGCGGTGTTGTGCCTGAGGTGGCCTCTCGCAATCATCTTCTGGCGGTCGATCCCCTGGTCCGACGTGCGCTGGATGAGGCCGGTGTTCAAGCAACGGAACTGGGGGCCATCGTGGCCACTTCGGGACCGGGCCTTGCTCCCGCATTGCTTGTCGGAGCCTGTTACGCGAAGGGTTTCGCTCTGAGCCTTGGCATTCCCTACCTTGCTCTCAATCATCTGGAAGGACACCTGCTCTCTCCCTTTCTTGGAGCCGGGGAGATCCCGGATCATCTCGCACTGCTGGTGAGCGGCGGCCACACGCAACTGACCCGTGTCAAATCTGCCGGTGACTACACCGTACTGGGCAGGACATTGGATGATGCGGCAGGTGAGGCCTTTGACAAAACGGCAAAACTACTCGGACTTCCCTATCCCGGAGGTATCGAGATTGATCGTCTGGCGGAACTCGGGAATCCCGATCGCCATGAATTTCCCAAGGCGCTGATGGAAAAAGGGAATCTCGATTTCAGCTTCAGCGGGCTCAAGACCTCGGTTCGTTATTTTCTGGAAAAGCATCCCTCACTTACCAAGGAACCGGGAGACCTGGCCGATCTCTGCGCCTCCATTCGGAAGGCCATCGTGGGAGTGCTCTTGGAAAAAACCACACGAGCGATGGAGCTCACCGGGCTCCATGAAGTCGCTGTCTCCGGCGGCGTCGCAGCCAACAGCGCCCTGCGGCGGGGACTTCAGGATCTCTGCAGTTCCAGGGGATGGAGATTGCACCTCCCCGCTCCGGAGCTTGCCACGGATAATGCCGCCATGATCGCCTTCGCCGCCCTGCACCATCTTCTCGCAGGCGAGCAAAGCTCCGTCAATGTGGAGATATCACCCCAGTGGCAGGTGGGGAGAGCGTTGTAA